The following nucleotide sequence is from Pelodiscus sinensis isolate JC-2024 chromosome 8, ASM4963464v1, whole genome shotgun sequence.
TGGTTGGTCTCCATCTGAGAAAGGAAAGATGGATGCACACAGCTTGTGTCACTACATAAAACAAATGAACACACAGGGCAATTTTAGTATGTCTCAAAAGATAGCCAACCAGTCCTGCTATGTACATGAAAGAGCACTACAGGAAACAGATAAGCTTTGCCCTTTGATTCTGCAATTGGTAAATCATTAGGACCTGGGCAGCAGATGCAGCTGTTTGTAGTGGGTGGATTAAACACACTTGCCacgcctcctctcctccctcccttacTATCTGCAAGGAGCGCTCTGACACAAGCTGTGCCTTTGCCTGTTGCTCATCTAGTCTTTCACATACACATGCATTTGCTGCATCTGAATACCAGTCACTGAGTCCCCAGGCAATCAACAACCATGGTAAGTCATGGCTTCGACAGCCAGCCTTTGCTTTGTAAGTGACAGCTATGCTAATTTGGAAAGGCAGAAAGTTTAAACCAGCTGCTCTATTGTAAAAGAGTagggagaaaagaaagaacaaagcTTTATTATTCAGTAATGACTAGCCCAGGCAAACCTATAGGCAGCTACTCCAGTACGTAGTGGGTATTCACCAGTGGGAGTCTCTTTTCAGGgactggtgggaggggggcttgTTAGGCTTTCCCTTTCTGCAAAAAGGAGTTACAAATATGACTAGTCCCCACTAACACTCCAAAGATACAACTTCCACTGCAATCACTTTATCTTGTGAATCACATCGGTACAGATTTGCAACACTGTTTGGTTCTCTTATATACGGTTCCATTAACTTTTGCATAGAAAAcctttgcttcccccctccccccctccacagatGCTTAGGGCCAGAGCTCTGGTACAGCTAAAGCAAGGATGCTACAAGTTGGACTTGTATCTTATTAACAGCTTCAAGGGATCCTAGGGTTAGAACAACAGAAATTGCTGATCAGAGCTAAGGTGAATGGGCAGATATGTGTTGGGGGCCCAGCACTATAAGAGCAGAAGATGCTGTATGTCAGGTTTGAGATGCACTGCTTGGTCATTTGCAGTCCTGCTTGCAGTATATCTACCTCTAGCCAGTAATATTGGCTTCTCACTTCATAATCACCAAGCAAACTCTAAAAGGAAATTACTGGAACTTTTGTTAAGGTTAAAGTTACAAAGACTGATAGTTTCAGTCTGTaactgggttagtctgtaactgaaaaaaattaaaaaaaacaatgaatggcatcttagagactatgtggcatcttagagactaacaataaggtagatggtattgtgagcttttgtgggcacaaccctcttctttaGATGAAcagagttaaggggtccaggatACAAAAACAGCAGAgcaagagaggggatggggagggaaagagaaggaaaaaatgggggaaaatattgtcaattagagtgtccaggCTAAATATATTGTGTGCAAATCTGCTGCGTTTCAGACAGGAACAAACAATATGGCTGCTGGGAACTCCAGCAAAACATTTTAAGATTTATTAAATTTGCTGTAATGGGAAACATGTTTTAACAAACAAGAGCATGTGGAAGGCATTAGCTGGCAATTGTGACGAAGCAGCAGTCCACTGTGGCCAGAATTCAGGACAGAAAAACTAGGACACTTCTAATACTGTGAAGAGAGCAGAGGAGCTTGCATAGAAGCATTTGGGTTTAGAGAACTCAGGCAGCTTTGGTAATTGGGAGGAGGGCAAGTTTGCTCACCTGTCAGGAGAAGAGAGAGCCAGAGGCTTGAGAAGCTAAAGATGACTAGGGCCTACAAAAGCCTCTACCTTCTTATAGCATGTTCTAGCCTTGATGAGAGAGTCTGGCTTTACCATTTTGCCCCTTTACTCAACCGTGCCATGGCACCTCATCCTGACTTTGAGCAACTCAAACATATATTTGTGTTTGCAGTAGCCCAACTGCAAAGTTAGGATTTAGAAAATCTCATAGCATCATCATACCCTCAATTCAATAGGCAAGTAAAGCTTAGTGCAGAAGCAGCTGGGCCCAAGGTCACAGGTGGAAGATGGAGGGAATACCATACAAAGAACTGTCAGGCTGGCatgccttgtctatacttatgcagagattgatcttccagggttcgatttagcatgTCTATTAAGGACCCACTAAaatgaatgctgagggcagccccgtCGACCCCAGTACTCCACagggtcacaaggagtaagggaagtcaatgggagagtttctcctgacCTCTCACAGTGGGGCTGTCCCAGAAATTCAATTCAAGTtatgctgactccagctacacaattcttATAGTTGGAGTTGAGTCACATGTatcaattttttccccagtgcagACCGGGTCTAGTAGACCATGGGAAAATCAGCCATCCGGTTGGAACGTTGTTGATTTCAGCAGTCAGCTTGAACATATGTGCAGCACTGAGGACCTGTCATCCTAGAGACACCCACAGTGTATTTTATAGCCATGCAGTGTGTTACAACAGCTGCCGTTTTGTAAGAGACagttgcaggggggggaggggcggagtaCAGGTGAGGAGACCATAGCTGTTATGTTCTCCTATTAAAGGGGAAAGTACACCTGTCCTCTGCTTAGTCATCACTAGCTTATCTTGCTTTCATCACAGTCCCTCCCCACTGTAATGCTTGCACAGAAGTCTGACGCACTTCCACAGTGACAGTGTGGCTAGACTATTAACCAGTTCGCAGCTGTTCAGGCATTTCTGGCCATTTTATAGCAAACAAAGAGCAAAGCAATAGAAATAGCAGAGCCAGACTCCAGCCAGACTTCTCTTCCTCTGCTCTTGCAAGGCAGATTGAGCCTGGAGCACTAACCTCTAGATTACCAGGCAGCCAGAAAGGTTATTTCAACACTGAAATGTTAAGTGATTCTCCCCtgcacacccagcccctgcctcacacacacacaacacatacCATATGCTGTATGTTTGTAACAGCTATTCCCTTCTAGCTAGTGTCTCTGCAGCACAGGAGAAAGTGTCTGGTTCTGATGGCGTTATGGTAAGTCAGCTTCCATCCCCACTTTATTCTGGTTGCTAAGATACGTAGAATAAGCTTATCTAGAGATCACACAAAGGGCAATGGCTGAGGTTTTGCTGTGCTGAGCAGTGTTTACGCTGCATTTTCAATAAATAAAAAATCTCTGCCTCGGATCACACAACAAAGCAGCTGGATGGGGGACAGGACTGAAGTCAGTAATAGAAACAGGGATACCATTAAAAGTAATGCTTCTGCAAGGGAAGTGGCAGGCTGGGCAGAGAATGGTGCTTATAATTAGGTTGCTGGCAGGCCGGCACAAGGAATCTTTTCTCAAAATGCACTTTTAATGAATCTCGCATATTATATACCTGAAGTTCTGAAATAAATTCAATAGTGTCACATTTAACCTATTGTTTCATCTTACACTTTCTCCAGTACAGTTTCTCTGTAGCCCATTGGGTGTTACTAGCGACAGCATAGGCACACTTACCTGTATATCATCATTACTGAATTACTAGGTACATTTATGAGAAATCCTGATGTAGCAGAAAAACATAGTGTGCCTTTGTCTACATGCataacacacctccatcataatcatccaggaatccacccctgcaatgagccccggtgccaactctgcccacacatctataccagcGATTTTAACACGAGacccaatgacatcagccaccaaatcaaaggctcatttaactgcacatccacaaaTGTAATCTacaccatcaaatgccagcaatgccccactgcaatgtatattggccaaactggacaatctctatgagaaagaattaatggacacaaatcagatatctgaaaagacaacatacaaaaacctgttggagaacattttaatcttcctggacacttaTTAATGGattccaagttgctgttttgtttcagagcaattccacaagccacatacacagagaacgattggaacttaacttcattcataaatttaattcttatgcaaatggtctgAACCAGGATATAGGATGgctcacacactatcttccaccttttaatgacttaaccaatgaaccaaacaatggaggtgctaaggcaggcatgtccaaagtccggcccgcgggccaattgcggcccgtgttccggtttaatacggccccacaggtaatttggcaatatctatcttttatggcccccaacgaatccatatgtattgagatgaatacattgtaaaatctcagttaatgtcagttggtctaaatcagttataaatatatttggacacaacatgtatacttggtgttatgttcctgttcatattttttgaacttaaaagttgacagacaacctttattaccaataatatgtaatgtactttacaatgttcctgacatatatttcagcttcctgttttgtttttttttcatctggccttcagatatgaaaggcagagtgatttaacacctgtttagatttgtcatccatgtgacgaaatgaaaagtatgccgtttgcaataaactttgcataaaatagttaatttgcgtttaattttaatggttcaaagaatgtcaggcaaaatggtcggccctcacgcatgttcacttcatcaaatctggccctctttgaaaaaagtttggacacccctgtgctAAGGGTTCTtccagcctcttgtaactatttgaactatctactcgcTGTCTCCCTTTTTCGTCttctcccctttttcctccccctgccttcttcccttatttattcttgaatctggacGTATTAtactctggttatctgaagaagtgggttttatccatgaaagctcataccaccatctacatgttttgttagtctaatagcaccttaaagactatttgttgtttaagtttttcttgcaTAATTATAGCCCAGCGAGCTTAAAAGTGGGCATACAAGTAGTTTTCATActtatggagcacacaaaaacAGAAACCCACACTAGAGAAACAGTAGCTGCTCAGTGCCTTTGGGGCTCTGCATCCCCTCAAACTATTGGAGCCAGAGAAAACCATCATTCTATTTCTTTGTACAGATGATTCACAAAATAAATACTAGTGTAACTACCCAACGATTAAGGAGGACAGAGGGGAGTTACCTCTGCTCAAGCAAATGTCAACAGCCTTGGTCGTCTTGGTCTAGTCTTCTCCTTTTTCCTCTCCTAGGCAGGAAAAGCCCACCAGCTAAGCACTGAGGAGAGGGAGCAGCTGTTGCCAAACCTGAAAGCGGTAGGGTGGAATGAGGTGGAAGGGAGAGATGCCATCTTCAAAGAATTccatttcaaggacttcaatcgGGTACAGACATGGACTCTTTCATCCCATACTGCAAGTGGTCTGCATTTCAGTTCAGGCATCCCAACAAGGAagtttgtgtttattttatttaaattgtttcCCTCTATTCATAGATGGTTTAGACTGGGAGGGAtccttctcctctgctctgaATGCTTGCATAACAGGCCATAGAATCTCCCCCAGTAATTCCTGCACCCCATTCATAAGCTTCTTCTGATTGAGCTATAGCATCGATTATTGAAGCATTCAACTGATCAACCAGGCAATGATTGGTTTTTGCAGAAATTTCCACACAAACAGGTGGTCAATTGTGGAAATCCTAAGCATAGGCAAGTTTTGTGTTTGCCTGGATTCccaaaaaggaaaggaagttaATTATTTATGGTTGACACATTCTTGATGAAATTATGAGCCACCACTAGCTAACTCACAGCTAACTTGTATTTTTTTCATCCTGGAAAGGCATTTGGGTTCATGACCAGAGTAGCTTTGCAGGCAGAAAAACTGGACCACCACCCCGAATGGTTCAACGTTTACAGCAAGGTAAAGGATGGAAGCAAGCAATTAGATCTCATAACATAGATGGTACTTCAGGTTTAACAACATGAAGTCTTGTTTCTGCTGTCCTACCTATTAGAGTTTTTATGGGTATTATTGAGGAAAAAGTAATGGAAATACTTTCACTACTTCAGATAGACAACCATTTATAATGTTGGGAGAAGCTTAGAATATGGCTGTTCCTTCCACCAACtgcaggttgtttttttttattttcttaggtTCACATTATCCTGAGCACACATGAGTGTGCTGGCTTATCTGAGCGGGATATCAATTTGGCCAGTTTCATAGAGCAAGTTGCAGCTTCTCTGGCTTGAACAAGGCTGGAAGTACATAAGCCTGAATTGACTGAACAGCTACCATCTCCTCtttcattcttaaaacttaaCACATTTGCTAGTTCCAAAGCAGTTACTGATCCAGCAGAAGATGATACTATGCCCAGCTCTACTTCCACCACAGCTCAAAGTTTCCACGGGAATGAGCTATGTTAGCGTAAATATACTTTCTACTTACCAGTCACCAGGAGGAAAGCTGCCTCTTTTAAATGGTTTGCTTCCACTTTTGGTACAGTGACCACCGTGTAAAATTACTTGACCTCTAGCACTTTTGGCATATATGGCATTTAGCAGAAGAGAACAGTATTGCTTAACTGTCTGTGCATGCAGTTGGAGTTTATTTTTACTTGCTTCCAACTTTACAATTATGCTGTTTTGTCCATGGCAAAGCTTATGTTGCCTGGTCTCTTCTGTTAGCAGACCAGTATCTGTGATGTGCAGTTTGGTTACATTTGTAAGCTTTGTTCAAATAGTATTATATCAGGTTTGTGGGGTTACCTGTGTTGTAACTGGCCATAATACAGAGATGGGAGCCAAGAAAGTCTGCTGAAAATATCTAATGTTTACAATAAAGTTCTCATAATATACAAGTTGTCAATTTGAAGGGATCATTCATTGTGTAGTTTTGATTGAACTATGAATGACTTTGCGTagttttttcaatttattttctctTCCCATTCCCCTATCTACTCCACAAATCTCCATGTCATTGCATAAATACCTTCTGGAGAAACTGCATATGCTTTTACACATTAGTACCTCAAGGTGGAATGGcactacaaaaacaaacaaaccaagaaATAACAAGGTCTAGAAGGAGGATATCTCCAGCGAAATGGAGCTGATAAAACCAGTAGTAAAAAACACCAAATAATTCTTAACAGGGAAAGGTGTCCTTGGGTAAGAGGGATTGAAGAGTCAGTATTCAAGATTATACTGGAGGTGTGGCAGGCCAGTGGATCTCAATTTTTCTGGGCTACTggacccccaagtttcacctcacttaaaaactacttgctcaCTAAATCAGACATAGAAATacagaagtgtcacagcacactattattgaaaaagtgcttactttctcatttgtaccatacaattataaaatacataAATTGGAATAAATACATTTCAATATAGAGTATATGGATATAAACAAatcactgtatgaaattttagtttgtacaggcagtccccgggttacgtacaagatagggactgtaggtttgttcttaagttgaatctgtatgtaagtcggaactggctccagattcagccgctgaatatTTGTCTAACCTCAGAATTCAACAGCTCCTTATTACAATCTCCCCTTAataccacatttaaaaaaaaaaaaaaaaaaaaaaagagtcagttGGTGCCCTAATCTGGGCAGCAGAAAGAAAAGCAGATGAAAAGCTGTAATTCACATTAATTAACAGGAAACCACACTAATATATAGTCTAGATCACTACTCCTGACTTGTGCATCAACACTGAAAAGATACCATTCCTTACAAAAGCAGAGCTGGATCATCAAGGATGCAGGCTAGTAGTTCAGAAAACCTTTCTTAAATAAAACACAAACACAGTGGGCTTGGATAATTAAGTGAACCACTTTAATACAAAATGAGCCCTCCACTACAGCATTTTTAAACAGTAATAAGCTAGAATGAATGTTACAGAATATCACCACCAGAGCAAATCCTGCCCTTCAAGCCCCTTAAAAGCAATGGGTATATTTTTAATGTGTGCAATAGTCTCATTATATGCATTTTAATCTTTTTGAAAGCATCAAAGCACAGATGGATTCAATGGCTCAGTATCCACTGCACCCTCTCACTGTACACAGGAGAGTGACCTTTATTTATCAAATGGAAGACTAACATCTGCGAGCAGCTACTTTCCTTGTGAGCACTTCATATGTACATTAATTCCTCTCTACACTGAAAGAATGCCCATGTTTAAAACTTGGTTTGAAAAACTCTTACAGAAAGGTAGAATTTGATATTTTGGGAACCTCCTTGTCCCTAAAAAGTACCATCAAGTTTCAGATTATAACCAACTCAGAAGATTTTAAAACCCAGTACATAATGTATTAAGTCCCCCATTTTTCTAAAAACAGTATGCATGATGAATCAGATACAGATTCTATATTAAATGACAAAGGCAAATAAAGACTGCCTATTAGTAAAATACAGTATCCAGAACAGACTACATTTACAATATTGATCAAATGTACATAAAACAATCAAAAAGAGTCACAGTCATTAACAGTATGTGAAACACAGAATggagtagagagagagagagagagagagagagagaaagaaatacctcttcaaatacatttaaaaagtgtgAATTGCAACACTGATCTGTTAGTCCCATGTAATTCCTGGGAAAGAGAACGAGGAGAAttgggaaggattttttttaaaaccatgtttCTGTTTTTTTAGGTCTGGGTTGGAAGTCAGACATCAAAACTGCTGGCTACTTAGATGACCCTCTTTCCAAAGCACAATATACTATGAAATGGAGTGATCCTCAGATGGAAGGATGCTAATAGACATATTAGGTCCAATACATATTGACTAAGTCAGCAAGATAAAAATGAAGTATCCAGCaatttgaatgaaatgtttcaagaAGAGGGCCTAAAAGAATTCTGACTAGGCACATGCCTGCCATATCTTACTGATATCTATAAGTAGCGTAATCTGAATAGATTCAGAGTACAGAATGGTAGATGTATATTAAAAAAGGTATCCTTGCCCACAGACTTTGAACCCAACATTAAATTTGTGTTAGCAATGCCTAGTAAGTCACTTTCATTTGCACAGCTACCACACAAGTGTGCACTTCAGACATGTTGAGCCACTCTGGAGCATTTTGTATGCAAGCAAATCTAGTACTGAGGTTGAGGGGGCCTCCTTTAAGATTTTCAGCACCTCTACCCCCAGAAAGCACTGCATAGTGCAACCAACTCTTGTGAGAGCTATTTGCATTTGAAGTAGCTAGTAGTATGCAGAAACGGATCAAAAGAATGAGTAGTAGAAAATGCATTCCACCCTAATTATAAAGCTCTGCAGGGGTAACCCCAGCACTGATTAGCATAAAAAACTTTTCTTGTTTGTTTAGGGGACTGCAACCATTTTACAAGCCTACTCAATGCATAACAGACAAAATTATGCCAAAAAAGTAGGCACGGTGGAACTCATTTTTAAGAGactccttcctttcttcttcctccaTAGAACCTTACCTTTAATATTAATTAGATGCCATCATACCACCTCACCCTCAGCACTGTATCAACACCTTTATAAACAATGAAAACACTAGGCTCAATAGGACTATTACATTGAGGGTGGAGTGTACTGTACCTGAGTCCAATTTGCCACGGTGCTTATTTTCAATAGAGTACCATAATGAAATGACCATAGCAACATCACAGTCAGTAGCTGATCCATCAGACACTTCCTAAAGTCTAAGGAAAAGCTGGAGCGGGGTCAAGGCACAATGGTGAATGCCCTTTGAAAATGTGCCTTAAAAGAGACAGTGCAAAGAGCAGATAGAAACCATTTCTTTCTTTTACAAAAGTCACCACTTCATACTAAAGATGGTGTAAAAAAAGTTAACTTTGGTGCCATATGTTTGCACATAAATCCCCAGCCATTACACAGAGCAGGGCTCAACTGACTTCACTGCAGCATTTTAGGATAGTGCAAAATCTTCAAGTTACATACAATGAAATAATCAGTTCTCTCTCCTCCAGAGTTGTGCAAGATACAATAGCATTATGGGTGGTAATGTAAAAGTTCTAGAAAAAGAGGCAGGAAAGCAATGAGACTGTATAAGAGAGGTTCTTGAGGAGTACCTTCAGACTTTTTCCCCTATTCTAACAATTTggtttaaaacacattttgtttttatattgcaATTTTTGCAAAGCCCAGGAAGAATTGCTTACATTAACAATTCCATCCAAAGAAATCGCTAACTATAAACTGAGAACTGTACCTAACTGGATCTCCACATGTAGACAATTCAAAGACTGGACTGGTAAATCAATAAAAGAAAGATAATCATGTACAGAGTTAGCATTGTATAATCCCATTAAACAACTTGTTAAATGCAGTTTCCTAGAGTAGTTAGCAGTACAGTTGGAGTCTCTAAATACTACACTGTGTTCAGTTCACTTCTGTCTCCAAATTCTGAGGCTGCTACAGTGCCTCTGTTTCAGATAACTACAGAGAATCCAGATCCTAGTGGAGCATTCACTAAATAAAGGATCCACAGCTTTTCTCCCAGAAAAAGAAATAGTACAGAATAAACAGAGGCAAAATACCTGAGGAGTTAGGAGGTTGTGGAACGGGCACTCAATTGCCAGAAAAATGCCATTCCATCCAAGACTTTTAGGACTAGTCTTAGCAGCTAAGGTGATAAAATAGAACAATTAAAACGAAACCAACAATTGAGAATGGCAAAGACAGTGGAAATTACTCAAAAGTTGATTTCAGGAAGTAGAGGGATAAgaaagagaggggaggaaagctCTGTAGACAAAACTGCCACTAGACCTGCATTTGCAGGATCAAGACAGTCGCTTAGTGTAATCTCTTCTCTCCAGGAACACCACCCCCAGAGCTGTCTGGTTAAGTACCAGTTACTACATTCAAGGGTGTCCAGGAGAACCATTCATGTGTTTGTCACTAGAAGGGATGTCTGTGCAATAGAGGCAGTCCAAATATGCATGAGAAATCTCTGCTACCATGTTCCTGTCTGGGATGGATTGCGCCATTCCATAGATGGCAccctatgatttaaaaaaaaaaaagaagaagaagaagaaaaacgtATTACACAGGAGAACTTCATCCCAACAGGGATGTGTGAATTTAGAGATTTAAATCACACTTGTTGTCCACGGTCTCCTTACCATGCCAGTAGTCTTGGCTTTAGGGTCCTTCATGATCTCTGAGACACAGTCTCGGACATCCGTCAAGAATTGTTCTGCAATCCCAGCTTGTGTGTGCAACAGCGTAATGCAGAGATGAATGCTGCAGGCAAAGGTGAGAGGAAAGATAAGCTATTTCACAATAGAAAGGGCAGAAAACTATTTGTTACTCTGAAAACCTAAGGATGAGGGTTTAAGTCACACCGTTCTTCCGATTGAGGAGTTGAGACCCCTTTGAAAACTTAAGGAA
It contains:
- the PCBD1 gene encoding pterin-4-alpha-carbinolamine dehydratase isoform X1, producing the protein MAGKAHQLSTEEREQLLPNLKAVGWNEVEGRDAIFKEFHFKDFNRAFGFMTRVALQAEKLDHHPEWFNVYSKVHIILSTHECAGLSERDINLASFIEQVAASLA
- the PCBD1 gene encoding pterin-4-alpha-carbinolamine dehydratase isoform X2 is translated as MAGKAHQLSTEEREQLLPNLKAVGWNEVEGRDAIFKEFHFKDFNRAFGFMTRVALQAEKLDHHPEWFNVYSKVWVGSQTSKLLAT